A single region of the Candidatus Omnitrophota bacterium genome encodes:
- a CDS encoding N-acetylneuraminate synthase family protein — MWEKEKIFIIAEIGINHNGDLSIAKKLIDMAKECGCDAVKFQKRTIDIVYTKELLDSPRESPWGNTQREQKEGLEFGKEEYDEIDRYCKEKGIIWFASAWDLESQKFLKQYDLKYNKVASAMLTHYDLLEMIAQEKKHTFISCGMSDWGMIDKALEVFEKKGCVYTLLHCVSTYPSDDEECNLNAIKTLKKKYGCEVGYSGHERGVLPSILAVAAGAVVLERHVTLDRTMYGSDQAASLEHRGLELLVRDARRVKDILGDGNKAVSEKEASIAKKLRYYEE, encoded by the coding sequence ATGTGGGAAAAAGAAAAAATTTTTATTATTGCGGAGATCGGCATCAATCATAACGGGGACCTGTCTATAGCAAAAAAACTTATTGATATGGCAAAAGAATGCGGTTGCGATGCAGTAAAATTTCAAAAGCGTACGATTGATATTGTCTATACAAAAGAATTGCTGGATTCTCCTAGAGAAAGTCCCTGGGGAAACACTCAAAGAGAGCAGAAAGAAGGATTGGAGTTCGGAAAAGAAGAATATGATGAAATAGACAGGTATTGTAAAGAAAAAGGCATTATCTGGTTTGCTTCAGCATGGGATCTTGAAAGCCAGAAATTCTTAAAGCAGTATGATTTAAAATACAATAAAGTCGCGTCGGCGATGTTGACGCACTATGACTTGTTAGAGATGATCGCGCAGGAGAAAAAACACACGTTCATTTCTTGCGGGATGAGTGATTGGGGGATGATCGATAAAGCCTTGGAGGTCTTTGAGAAGAAGGGTTGTGTGTATACATTGCTTCATTGCGTTTCTACTTATCCTTCGGATGATGAGGAATGCAATTTAAACGCAATAAAAACGCTGAAAAAGAAATATGGATGTGAGGTAGGATATAGCGGGCACGAGCGAGGGGTTTTACCCTCTATTTTGGCTGTTGCCGCTGGCGCTGTGGTTCTCGAGAGGCACGTTACTCTCGATAGGACTATGTATGGCAGTGATCAGGCGGCATCACTTGAACATAGGGGTTTAGAGCTTCTTGTAAGAGATGCACGTAGGGTTAAGGATATTTTAGGTGATGGAAATAAGGCTGTTTCTGAGAAGGAAGCATCAATCGCGAAAAAGTTACGATATTATGAGGAATGA
- a CDS encoding glycosyltransferase family 2 protein, whose translation MNQEFAVSIITPTFNSDRFLADAIKSVQKQVFNNWEMIIVDDCSSDKTTEIAESFAKNDKRIRLFKNLHNSGPAGTRNKALLEARHRFVAFLDSDDMWLPAKLDRQVSFMLRKNSAFSFTEYRRISVLGNKQGRIIRIPKLVRYDDLLKNTVIATSSVVIDKTRVGDFFMKETYYDDFVLWLDILKRGFLAHGLKEDLMRYRVVGGSISRNKVASAKYVWSTYREDEGLSVIYSTWCFINYALNAFLKYIIF comes from the coding sequence ATGAATCAAGAATTTGCAGTATCCATTATCACTCCGACCTTTAATTCTGATAGATTTCTAGCTGATGCGATTAAGTCTGTTCAAAAGCAAGTGTTTAATAATTGGGAAATGATTATTGTTGACGATTGTTCAAGTGACAAAACAACAGAGATTGCTGAAAGCTTTGCAAAGAATGACAAACGAATTCGTTTATTTAAGAATCTTCACAATAGCGGCCCTGCTGGGACGCGCAATAAAGCATTATTAGAGGCTAGGCATCGTTTTGTTGCCTTTTTAGATAGTGATGATATGTGGTTGCCTGCTAAGCTCGATAGACAGGTTTCTTTTATGTTAAGGAAAAATAGTGCTTTTTCTTTTACTGAATATAGAAGAATTTCTGTTTTAGGAAATAAGCAGGGAAGAATTATTCGAATTCCAAAGCTTGTTAGATATGATGATTTGCTTAAGAATACTGTAATTGCAACATCTTCTGTAGTAATAGATAAAACTAGAGTTGGGGATTTTTTTATGAAAGAAACATATTATGATGATTTTGTTCTTTGGCTTGATATTTTAAAGAGGGGGTTTTTAGCTCATGGATTAAAAGAAGATCTGATGCGGTATCGAGTTGTTGGCGGATCTATCTCCAGAAACAAGGTTGCTTCAGCAAAATATGTTTGGAGTACATATCGAGAAGATGAAGGATTAAGCGTGATATATTCAACGTGGTGTTTTATTAACTATGCTTTGAATGCATTTTTAAAATATATAATTTTTTAA
- a CDS encoding SDR family oxidoreductase, producing MTVPKKILVTGASGFIGRNLCASLRARGYFVRVAIRNNMHDVFGADEYIEISDVGLEADWAQALIGIDVVIHLAARVHVVKESAADSLEVFRKVNVLGTKRLAEQSVKAGVKRFFFMSSIGVNGEVDSGKPFAEQDTPCPVSAYAISKWEAEQILCEVVRGTGMEIVIFRPTLVYGPSAPGNFARLMRLVKLKAPLPFGGFKNLRSFLYVGNLVDAIITCMTHPRAVGETFLLSDGEDVSTPDLIQMIAVSMNKKVVLFPFPQSVLKTLCKIIGKDKELEKLTGNLTVDCSKIRNLLGWKPPFTMEEGIRESI from the coding sequence ATGACTGTTCCAAAAAAAATATTGGTTACTGGCGCTAGCGGATTTATTGGTCGCAATTTGTGTGCTTCTTTGAGAGCGAGAGGCTATTTTGTCCGAGTCGCTATTCGAAATAATATGCACGATGTTTTTGGTGCTGATGAATATATTGAAATTAGTGATGTTGGTCTTGAAGCTGATTGGGCTCAAGCATTAATCGGAATTGATGTGGTTATTCATTTGGCAGCGCGTGTTCATGTTGTTAAAGAATCAGCTGCTGATTCGCTTGAAGTTTTTCGAAAAGTGAATGTGTTGGGCACAAAACGATTGGCAGAGCAGTCAGTAAAGGCAGGGGTGAAACGATTCTTTTTTATGAGTTCAATTGGTGTTAATGGAGAAGTTGATTCGGGAAAGCCTTTTGCGGAACAAGATACTCCTTGTCCGGTTAGTGCCTATGCAATCTCAAAATGGGAGGCTGAGCAGATTCTCTGCGAAGTTGTAAGGGGTACTGGTATGGAAATTGTGATTTTTCGTCCAACTCTGGTCTATGGACCCAGCGCTCCGGGTAATTTTGCACGATTAATGCGCTTGGTTAAGCTGAAAGCTCCTCTGCCATTTGGAGGCTTTAAGAATTTACGGAGTTTTCTTTATGTTGGTAATTTAGTGGATGCGATTATTACTTGCATGACTCATCCAAGAGCTGTAGGTGAAACTTTTTTGTTAAGTGATGGTGAGGATGTGTCCACGCCGGATTTAATACAGATGATTGCAGTTTCAATGAACAAGAAGGTAGTTTTGTTTCCTTTTCCTCAGAGTGTATTAAAAACATTGTGTAAAATTATTGGTAAAGATAAAGAGTTGGAGAAATTAACAGGAAATCTCACTGTTGATTGTAGCAAGATTCGTAATTTATTAGGATGGAAGCCTCCGTTTACGATGGAAGAGGGAATAAGGGAAAGTATTTAG